The Amycolatopsis sp. DG1A-15b genome window below encodes:
- a CDS encoding GNAT family N-acetyltransferase, with protein sequence MTCLTPLDEAALARLLEAAEAGADPREVMPPVEGPPGWTSVRRAAFLAFHRARSLDPATAVERTWVIDVDGTAVGAARLERHGEAVEAGIWLSRAARGRGIGKQVTALLLAEARATGAASFIASTTADNRGARALLGGIGADLTTEGDEVAAVLPLRP encoded by the coding sequence GTGACCTGCCTGACGCCGTTGGACGAGGCCGCCTTGGCGCGCCTGCTCGAAGCTGCCGAGGCCGGGGCCGATCCCCGGGAAGTGATGCCCCCGGTCGAGGGGCCACCGGGCTGGACTTCCGTGCGCCGCGCCGCGTTCCTGGCGTTCCACCGCGCCCGCTCGCTGGACCCGGCGACGGCGGTGGAACGCACGTGGGTGATCGACGTCGACGGAACCGCGGTCGGCGCGGCCCGCCTGGAGCGCCACGGCGAGGCAGTCGAGGCGGGCATCTGGCTGAGCAGGGCCGCCCGCGGCCGGGGGATCGGCAAGCAGGTGACGGCGTTGCTGCTGGCCGAGGCCCGCGCGACCGGCGCGGCGAGCTTCATCGCCTCCACGACCGCCGACAACCGCGGCGCGCGGGCACTGCTGGGCGGGATCGGCGCCGACCTCACCACCGAGGGGGACGAGGTCGCCGCCGTCCTCCCGCTCAGGCCGTGA
- a CDS encoding nuclear transport factor 2 family protein has translation MTTIDVIRRYLDAFNRGDLDAFDELIDPEYVNHSPSLPDLPRGPAGLKPIVEDLRRQAPDLRFEEIHLLADGDFVAAHLLVHGFGPEPARQMQIERLRNGRIVEHWRVTA, from the coding sequence ATGACCACCATCGATGTCATCCGCCGCTACCTGGACGCCTTCAACCGCGGCGACCTCGACGCGTTCGACGAGCTGATCGACCCCGAGTACGTCAACCACAGTCCGAGCCTGCCGGACCTGCCACGCGGGCCGGCGGGGCTGAAGCCGATCGTGGAGGACCTGCGGCGGCAGGCGCCGGACCTGCGCTTCGAGGAGATCCACCTGCTGGCGGACGGGGACTTCGTGGCCGCGCACCTGCTGGTCCACGGCTTCGGCCCGGAACCGGCGCGGCAGATGCAGATCGAGCGGCTGCGCAACGGCCGGATCGTGGAGCACTGGCGGGTCACGGCCTGA